The Gloeobacter violaceus PCC 7421 DNA window CTTTGTATCGGCAATAGCCCTTGTCTTCGAGACATTTCCTTGGATATCAGGTCGCCTGGGGGATGTCATTTATTTTTTTGTCTGGGCTGTTTTGTTGAGTGTTCCTGCTGCGTTGCTTGCTTCGGGTCGGGCTCTTGATGGGTGGCAACTCATAGATACCACCGGCCTGAGCTATGCCATCGATGAGATTACTCGGCAAACCCAGGGTAAAGAAGTGAGTTTAGGGGCAGTTCCCTTCGATCGGGGTAAGCCTACTTTGGAGATGACCACTGTGGGTTGGAGCCAGGGTGCCATCCTCACCCGCCTGGCCACAATCCTCCTGGCCCTACCTCTTCTCGGTCTTGCCCTCACTGCCTTCGCGCGCTTCGACCCGACTCGTATCAAGTTGTCCGAGCGTAGCAGCACAATCAACCCGCTCGCCTGGCTCAACGGGCTGGTCAAGCCTCTGGCCCGTGTTCTTGAGCCTCTTTATGCCATCGCCGCTATCGCCGGCCTACCCGGCTGGTTGCGGCTCGTTTTGTGCGATGCGCTCCTGACGCTGAGTCTCTCGCCCCTAATCTTGATCGTGGTTGTCGGCCTTGCGGTAGCCAATAGCTTCCTACCGATCGAGACTGTGCATTCCACGATCTTGCCCCTGATGTTCGTGGCACTGGTACCCGTGCTGGCTGGGATTCCTACCCGCGAAAGGCAGGCGGGTCTGACCGCTTTGCTGCTGACCGTCCCTGCTGCCAGGAGCAACTTTGCCGGCTGGAAATACGGATCGCTGTTGGTGGTGACGCTCTGCTTCACGGCGATCCCGCTGCTGCGTCTGGTGTGGGTACAACCGGGTGAAGGCATTTCCCTGATGGCAGGTTCGCTGTTTGTGGCGGCAGCGGCTCTGGCGGGTGGTATGCTTTCCGGCGGTCCAAAGACTTTTGTGTTGATTTTCATGCTGTTCCTCTACTTGGTTGTTAGCGGCGGTGGCCAGTCATCCACGCTTGACTTTGCCGGGTGGTACGGCAAGGCCACACCGGCTGTCCAGGGAGGCTACGCCGCCGCCGCGGCTGTGCTGGTGGCCGTTTGCCACCTCAAGCACCGTTGGGATCTGCGCCGAATGTATTGAAGTGTTATCCTCAGGCCAATCCGAGAGCTTGAATCAGCCCATGCGCATGGTCATTTGCTGTTTGCTGCTCAGCACCGGTTTGCTTGCGGCAGTACCCTCCCCGGCTGAGCAAAATGCGCTTCCAGCTACCGAGCGGCAGGTGGAAGAGGTGGTCACGCGCCTGACGGGGATCATGACGACCACCCAGCAAGCACAAAGCGATGCCGCCCGGCCCGATGTGCGGATGACCACCTGCTCTGTGCAGCTTGAAGGCGACAAGTCAAAAGCTATCTATCTTTACCAGGAACAGACGATGTCGAACAATCTGGGTGCGCCTTACCGGCAGCGCCTGTTGCGCATCGCCGCGAGCGCCGACGGCCGCGCGGTCGAATCGGCAGGATTCAAATTCGTCGAGGCGAAACCTCTGGCGGGACTGTGCGCCAAACCCGCCGCCGAGCGGCTGATCGCACCCATGGCTCTGGACGGCGATCCGACTTGTACTGTGCGGCTGGTACAGGCGGGCGACAAGTACATGGGCACCACCCCGGAGGGTGGTTGTCAGAGCAACGTGCGTGGGGCGGCGCGGATCACCAACGAGATCACCTTATATAAAGAAGGTATGGACACCCGGGACCGGGGCTTTGACGCCCAGGGCAACCAGGTGTGGGGAGCCAAGGAAGAACCGTACCGGTTTCGTCGGTTGACCCCCTGAGGGCCGGGCGGTACGGGCAGGATCTCTATACTGAAAGTGAGCCCAGGCGAGGAGATGACGATGGCACCCGAGGAAAACCCGAGCCCCACGGAGAGCACCCCACCACCACCGGAGGCCGCTCCCCCCGGCGCCGAATCGAAAGCCAGTGTCCAGGAGCGCCTCGATCGGGCGCTGCACGAGGCGGCGCGCAAGCTCGAAGAGACCGCCGAGCAGTTCGAGCGCCTGGGTTCCCAGGGCACCAAGGCAAGCGAATACTCCCAAAAAGTCGCCTCGCAACTGCGCACGGGCGCGCGCTACTTAGAAGGCGCCGAAGTCGACGATCTGTTGGAGCGCACCCGCTCGACCGTCCGGCGCTATCCGGTGGCGAGCCTCGGGATCGCCTTTGGAGTCGGCTTTGTCCTGGCCCGCTTGCTCAAACGCTAGGAGAGACGGGTCCATGCGCCAGAGCGAACCGAGCCTCAAAGATCTGCTGACCGAACTGGTGGGCCAGTTCGAGCAATTGGTAGTCCAGCACATTCGCCTGGCTCGGCAGGAGTTCACCGCCGACGGCCAGAAGCTGGCCTTCCACGCGGGCGGGGTCGTGCTCGGGCTGCTCCTGTTGGTGCTCGGCATGGCCTTTGCCGGGGTGGCCCTGCTGGTCGGATTGCAACTGGTGCTACCGACCTGGGCGGCGGCGATCGTTGTTGCTTTGCTGTTTTTAAGTAGCGGCAGCCTCATCGCGGCGGGGTCAATGCGCAACCTCAAGCGCAACAGCCCGGGGCGGGCCATCGAAGAAGCGCAGGAGACGATCACATGGCTGATTCGCAGGAAGTAACCGTGGCCGCCAACGGCAAACCGGCCCCCTCCGGGGCGCCCGAGACCGCACCGCTTGCCGAGGCGGACCTGCAGCGCACCCGCGAGCGCATCGCCCAGACCGCCAGCGCCATCGAACAGCGCGTCAAAGCAGATCTCAACTGGCGCACCTGGGTGAATCGCTACCCCCTGGGCGCCGTGGGCGTGGCCGCCGCCGCCGGAGCCCTGGTCGCCTTGGGCCTGCCCGGGGGGAGCAAGCGCAGAGCAAACCGCGACGAAGTGATCGCCCGGGAGGTGGGCAAAAGTTCGCTCGTCGCCTCGGTAGTCTCGACAGTGGCCACCCTCGCCCTGCGCGAGGGAGCCCGCATCGTCGTCGAGCGGTTTCTAGGCGACGGCAAAAAGCCTGAATAGCTAGCGCCGGGCTGCTTCGAGGGCCACTACTTCGAATTTGTAGACTTCGATCACTGGGTTGGCGAGCATCTGATCACAAAGGCGGTCGACCTGATGGCGCGCTTCGGCGTCGTTGTCCGCCTCCAGTTCGAGTTCGATGTACTTGCCGATGCGCACATTGGCGACGCTGGCGTACCCCAGTTGTTGCAGGCCGGAGCGCACCGCCACACCCGCCGGATCGAGAACGGAGGGACGCAGCGTTACCCGGATAGTTGCTTTGTAGTGCATACGTCTGCTGCTTCGGCTGATTGTAGGGCCAATTTTAGCAATTCCACCCCCGCCGATATACTGTTTGAGCATCAGTAAGGAGAGACGGAGAGACGATGAGTGCGCGATTGGCGGCGATTGTACTGGCGGCGGGCAAAGGCACCCGCATGCGCTCCACCCTGCCCAAGGTGCTGCATCCCCTGGCGGGCAGCACCATCCTCGAACGGGTGCTCGCCGCGTTGGGCGAACTTGCCTTGGCCGAATGCTTTATTGTCGTGGGTCAGGGGGCCGAGCTGGTGCGCGGGCGCATCGCCCGTCCGGGGGTCCAGTTTGTGGAGCAAACCGAACAGCGGGGCACCGGGCACGCCGTTCAGCAGGTGATCCCGCACCTGGAGGGCTTCGAGGGCGAAGTCCTGGTGCTCAACGGCGACGCGCCGCTGTTGCGGCCCAGCACGGTCGCCCATCTGGTCGAAAAACACCGCAGCTTCGCGGCCGACGCCACGATTCTCGCCGCCCGGATCGCCGATCCGGGCGGCTATGGCCGGGTGTTCCTCGACGCCGATGGCCGGGTGCGCCAGGTGATCGAAGATCGCGATTGTACCGAGGAGCAGCGCCGCAACGACTTGATCAACGGCGGAGTCTACTGCTTTCGGTGGCCTGCGCTGATGACGGTATTGCCTGCATTGAGCGCCGACAACGACCAGGGCGAGCTGTACCTGCCGGACGCACTGCCGATGCTCACCCACGTGCGCGCCGTCGCAGTGGAAGACCCCCAGGAGATCTTTGGAATCAACGACCGGCTGCAACTGTCCCAGGCGAGCCGCATCCTGAATGAGCGCACGCTGGTGGGGTTGATGCTCTCGGGGGTGACCATCGTCGACCCGTTGCGGGTCACCATCGACGAGACCGTCGAAATCGAACCGGACGTGGTGATCGAGCCGGAGACCCACCTGCGCGGCGCCACCCGCATCGCCGGAGGCTGCCGCATCGGTCCCGGGACCCTGCTGGAAGATACGGTCGTGGGGGCGGGCACCGAAATTCTGTACTCGGTCTTGCGCCGTTCGCGCGTGGGAGCGCACTCCACCATCGGTCCGTACTCACACCTGCGGCCCGGTGCCGATGTGGGCTCCCACTGCCGGGTCGGCAACTACGTAGAAATCAAAAACGCCACCATCGGCGATCACACCAACGCGGCGCACCTGAGCTATGTGGGCGACGCAAGTGTCGGCGAGCGGGTCAACTTCGGCGCCGGCACGATCGTGGTTAACTACGACGGCAAACACAAGCACCGTACCGAAATCGGCGACGGGGTGCGTACCGGCGCCAACTCCTGCCTGGTGGCCCCGCTCAAGCTGGGCGACGGGGTGACCGTCGCCGCCGGCTCCACCGTCACCGAAGATGTGCCCTGCGGATTGGTGATTGCCCGCAGCCGCCAGGTGGTGAAGCCCGACTGGAAAGCGCCCTACGAGCGCACCGAGGATGGTTAGCCGCCCGCCAGGGGATCAAAGATTTTCTCCCACTGCCGGGCGCCCAGTAATCCGATCCCCGGTTCGTAGGTGAGGTCGTACTTGAGCGGGGTGATCGCGATACACCCCTCGCCCACGGCGACCACGTCGCTGTCGGGGGCTTCCTCCGATTCGATCACTTCTCCGGCCAACCAGTAATAGTTGACCCCGCGCGGATCGACGCGCTTGACGAACTGGTCGCGGTAGCGGCGCATTCCCAGACGGCAGACGCGCGCGCCGAGGATCTCACTTTCCGGAAGGGCCGGCACATTGACGTTGAGCAAGAACGCCTCCGGCAGCGGCTGCACCTCCAGAGCCCGCACAAAGCGCACCAAAAAATCGGCCGCCGGCTGAAAGTCGCAGCGGACGCGGCTTGCGAGCGAAACGGCAATGCTCGGCAAGCCTTCGATCGTCCCTTCCATGGCCGCCGAGACCGTGCCCGAGTACAGGACATCCGAACCCAAATTCGCTCCGCAGTTGATCCCCGAGACCACCAGATCGGGCCGTTCGCCCAGCAGCGCGTCAAGACCCAGCTTCACCGAGTCGGAGGGGGTGCCGTTGATTGCCCAGGCCGCCAGTCCCGGCTCGAAGAGGTTTTCGACCGCTTCGGCGCGCAGGGGCTTGTGCATCGTGAGGGCGTGGCCCGTGGCCGAGCGCTCGCGATCCGGGCAGACCACCGTCACGGTATGACCGGCACGATGGAGGGTATTGGCCAGGGTGCGGATACCCTGGGCGAGGATGCCGTCGTCGTTGCTGACAAGAATGCGCATGGCTCTATTATTTCATCCCCCGCCCCGACCACCGCGCGTTGCCAGAACACCGTAAATGTCAGCATGCCGGCGACACATCGCTCGCCCGTTGCCTGCGCATCGCCTGTAATGCAGGTGATGCCACCCATTCGGTCACCGCATGCGTGTGGGCGCTCCCTGACTATTGTTAACCTTGCCTTAATCGAATTTCGTTACCCTGGGGGCGCTCAGTGTTTACTGTGCTGGACAACAACGTTCCCCAGACAAAAAAGGTTGAGAACCTATGCAGACCAACAAGTGGACCCGCAGGGCTTTTGTTTCGGTAGTGGCTCTGGCTTCACTCGCTTCTCCCCTGTTGACGCAGGTCGCCCACGCCCTGACCCTCAGCGGCGCCGGCGCAACGTTCCCGCAGCCACTCTATGAAAAGTGGTTCTTCGAGTACAACAAGAAGAACCCCGATGTCAAAATCAACTACCAGGGCATCGGCAGCGGCGGCGGCATCAACCAGATCACCAACAAGACGGTTGATTTCGGCGCTTCCGACGCGGCAATGAACGACGAGCAGCTCGCCAAGGTCGGCGGCTCCTCGAAGATGCTGATGCTGCCCATGACCGCCGGTGCAGTGGCTATCACCTTTAACGTGCCCGGTGTGAAGTCGGGTTTGCGGATCACCCGCGTGGCTTTGACCGATATTTTTCTGGGCAAGGTCACCAAGTGGAACGACCCGGCCATCGCCTCGGTCAACCGCGACGTCAAGCTGCCGGATTTGCCCATCGCCGTGGTGCGCCGCTCCGACAGCTCCGGTACGACCTTTATCTTCACCAACCACCTGTCGGCGATCAAATCCTCGGATTGGTCCGAGAAAGTCGGCAAGGGCACCTCGGTGAACTGGCCCACCGGCATCGGCGCCAAGGGCAACCAGGGCGTCTCCGCCCAGGTCCAGCAGACTCCCGGTGCGATTGGCTATGTCGAGTACGCCTACGCCACCGAGAACAACCTGCCGGTGGCCGCGGTCGAAAACCGCGAAGGCAAGTTCGTGCTGCCGACGGTCAAGGCGACCGAGACCGCCCTCGACGGGACCAAGTACCCCGAAAATTTCCGCGTCTTCATCGAAGATCCGGACGGGGCCGGTTCCTATCCGATCGTGGGCCTCACCTGGCTGCTGGTGTACAAAGAAGGCAACGACAAGGCCAAGGCCGCTGAACTGAAGAAGTTCGTCAACTGGGCCTTGACCGAGGGGCAACAGTACGTCGAGCCCCTCAAGTACACCCCGCTGCCTGCCGCCGTCTCCAAAAACGTGATCAAGGCGGCCGAGCAGATCAAGTAAACATCCACCGACCATTTGCCATTCCAAGAAGGGTTATGCAGACGCAACCATCGAACCAGCTCGAAGCTCCCGAGAACCTGACCGCCGGCGGGGGTTCTTTACAACCCGACACCATTGCCCGCGGTGTGTTCCTGGTGGCGGCCCTGGCTGTCGTCGGCACCCTCTTCTGGATGGCGTTCGTGGTCGCCCGCGACGCACTGCCCGCCATCTCCAAATTCGGCCTCGGTTTTCTGGTCAACTCGACCTGGGATCCGGTCGTCGAGGAGTTTGGCGGGCTCACTTTCGTCTTTGGGACAGTCGCCAGTTCCGCCATCGCCATGCTCCTGGCGGTGCCGGTGGGCCTTGGAATCGCGATTTTCTTGACCGAGGACTTTCTGCCGGAGTGGGTTCTCACTCCCATCGCCTTTATGGTCGAGTTGCTCGCCGCCATCCCGAGTGTCGTCTACGGACTGTGGGGCATCTTCGTGATGATCCCGATCGTCCGTGCGGTCGAAACGTTTTTAAATCAAACCCTGGGCTGGATCCAGATTGGCGGCAAATCGATCTTCGGTGTGCCCTACGGGCCGGGCCTGCTCACGGCGGGCATACTTTTGGCCATTATGATTTTGCCCACCATCGCCTCCATTAGCCGCGATGTGCTCAGGGCGATCCCGCGCAGTCTGCGCAACGGCTCGCTGGCCCTCGGCGCCACCCGCTGGGAGACGATTTTCCGGGTGCTCCTGCCTGCGGCCTCCTCGGGGGTCGTCGGCGCCTGTATCCTGGGCCTTGGCCGCGCCCTGGGCGAGACGATGGCCGTCACCATGGTCATCGGCAACACGCCGCAAATCGACACGTCGATCTTTGCCCCTGCCTACACGATTGCTGCTTTGCTTGCCAACGAGTTCGCCGAGGCCAACACCCCGGTGCACATCGGCGCGCTGTTTTTCGCAGCTCTGCTGCTGTTTGTGATCACGCTGTTGGTCAATGTCGTCGCTGAGTTGATCGTGCGCAGAGTCTCGCTGGAGCGCAACTAAACCGCCATGACAACCTCCCTTAGGCCCGAACAGCCGGTTTCCGACGATCTGACAAGCCCGCTCGAACCGGGGCGGGCGCTGTTTACGACCAGCATGACCACCCTGTCGGTCGTCTTCACGTTCTTTGCGATCATCCCGCTTTTTTCGGTGCTGATCTAC harbors:
- a CDS encoding ABC transporter permease, with amino-acid sequence MNIAFQRIQAIVVTDFRLRFRRLSTAVLFLLLCLTAYSLVPDPSSGTTLMAVNGQRVLYNSTVIALVTSVLGSVLLTLTGFYLVSHSLQREITARTGFVVAATPVRNIEYLAGKFLGNAVLLGSIGVGLMLGVMVMHLLRAESPLEPLVYLSIYLWILLPTVAFVSAIALVFETFPWISGRLGDVIYFFVWAVLLSVPAALLASGRALDGWQLIDTTGLSYAIDEITRQTQGKEVSLGAVPFDRGKPTLEMTTVGWSQGAILTRLATILLALPLLGLALTAFARFDPTRIKLSERSSTINPLAWLNGLVKPLARVLEPLYAIAAIAGLPGWLRLVLCDALLTLSLSPLILIVVVGLAVANSFLPIETVHSTILPLMFVALVPVLAGIPTRERQAGLTALLLTVPAARSNFAGWKYGSLLVVTLCFTAIPLLRLVWVQPGEGISLMAGSLFVAAAALAGGMLSGGPKTFVLIFMLFLYLVVSGGGQSSTLDFAGWYGKATPAVQGGYAAAAAVLVAVCHLKHRWDLRRMY
- a CDS encoding chromophore lyase CpcT/CpeT, giving the protein MRMVICCLLLSTGLLAAVPSPAEQNALPATERQVEEVVTRLTGIMTTTQQAQSDAARPDVRMTTCSVQLEGDKSKAIYLYQEQTMSNNLGAPYRQRLLRIAASADGRAVESAGFKFVEAKPLAGLCAKPAAERLIAPMALDGDPTCTVRLVQAGDKYMGTTPEGGCQSNVRGAARITNEITLYKEGMDTRDRGFDAQGNQVWGAKEEPYRFRRLTP
- a CDS encoding phage holin family protein, whose amino-acid sequence is MRQSEPSLKDLLTELVGQFEQLVVQHIRLARQEFTADGQKLAFHAGGVVLGLLLLVLGMAFAGVALLVGLQLVLPTWAAAIVVALLFLSSGSLIAAGSMRNLKRNSPGRAIEEAQETITWLIRRK
- the purS gene encoding phosphoribosylformylglycinamidine synthase subunit PurS, whose product is MHYKATIRVTLRPSVLDPAGVAVRSGLQQLGYASVANVRIGKYIELELEADNDAEARHQVDRLCDQMLANPVIEVYKFEVVALEAARR
- the glmU gene encoding bifunctional UDP-N-acetylglucosamine diphosphorylase/glucosamine-1-phosphate N-acetyltransferase GlmU, producing MSARLAAIVLAAGKGTRMRSTLPKVLHPLAGSTILERVLAALGELALAECFIVVGQGAELVRGRIARPGVQFVEQTEQRGTGHAVQQVIPHLEGFEGEVLVLNGDAPLLRPSTVAHLVEKHRSFAADATILAARIADPGGYGRVFLDADGRVRQVIEDRDCTEEQRRNDLINGGVYCFRWPALMTVLPALSADNDQGELYLPDALPMLTHVRAVAVEDPQEIFGINDRLQLSQASRILNERTLVGLMLSGVTIVDPLRVTIDETVEIEPDVVIEPETHLRGATRIAGGCRIGPGTLLEDTVVGAGTEILYSVLRRSRVGAHSTIGPYSHLRPGADVGSHCRVGNYVEIKNATIGDHTNAAHLSYVGDASVGERVNFGAGTIVVNYDGKHKHRTEIGDGVRTGANSCLVAPLKLGDGVTVAAGSTVTEDVPCGLVIARSRQVVKPDWKAPYERTEDG
- the surE gene encoding 5'/3'-nucleotidase SurE — protein: MRILVSNDDGILAQGIRTLANTLHRAGHTVTVVCPDRERSATGHALTMHKPLRAEAVENLFEPGLAAWAINGTPSDSVKLGLDALLGERPDLVVSGINCGANLGSDVLYSGTVSAAMEGTIEGLPSIAVSLASRVRCDFQPAADFLVRFVRALEVQPLPEAFLLNVNVPALPESEILGARVCRLGMRRYRDQFVKRVDPRGVNYYWLAGEVIESEEAPDSDVVAVGEGCIAITPLKYDLTYEPGIGLLGARQWEKIFDPLAGG
- the pstS gene encoding phosphate ABC transporter substrate-binding protein PstS, which gives rise to MQTNKWTRRAFVSVVALASLASPLLTQVAHALTLSGAGATFPQPLYEKWFFEYNKKNPDVKINYQGIGSGGGINQITNKTVDFGASDAAMNDEQLAKVGGSSKMLMLPMTAGAVAITFNVPGVKSGLRITRVALTDIFLGKVTKWNDPAIASVNRDVKLPDLPIAVVRRSDSSGTTFIFTNHLSAIKSSDWSEKVGKGTSVNWPTGIGAKGNQGVSAQVQQTPGAIGYVEYAYATENNLPVAAVENREGKFVLPTVKATETALDGTKYPENFRVFIEDPDGAGSYPIVGLTWLLVYKEGNDKAKAAELKKFVNWALTEGQQYVEPLKYTPLPAAVSKNVIKAAEQIK
- the pstC gene encoding phosphate ABC transporter permease subunit PstC, giving the protein MQTQPSNQLEAPENLTAGGGSLQPDTIARGVFLVAALAVVGTLFWMAFVVARDALPAISKFGLGFLVNSTWDPVVEEFGGLTFVFGTVASSAIAMLLAVPVGLGIAIFLTEDFLPEWVLTPIAFMVELLAAIPSVVYGLWGIFVMIPIVRAVETFLNQTLGWIQIGGKSIFGVPYGPGLLTAGILLAIMILPTIASISRDVLRAIPRSLRNGSLALGATRWETIFRVLLPAASSGVVGACILGLGRALGETMAVTMVIGNTPQIDTSIFAPAYTIAALLANEFAEANTPVHIGALFFAALLLFVITLLVNVVAELIVRRVSLERN